One genomic window of Oncorhynchus masou masou isolate Uvic2021 unplaced genomic scaffold, UVic_Omas_1.1 unplaced_scaffold_2283, whole genome shotgun sequence includes the following:
- the LOC135533204 gene encoding gastrula zinc finger protein XlCGF17.1-like, translated as MSSLSCSPPAKEEEEVCWTEKEGLWLNVVVKEEEEEEDVTVTKVEDEDVAVKEEEDEKEEDSDFGEEGEITGILEEEEEEEEDLINPKADEAEKSLSTSEHPKKHQRKPTGKKLHHCSDCGKSYSRSDSLKVHQRIHTGETSHCCSDCGKRFTSSADLKRHQRIHTGEKPYSCDQCGKSFNVPSSLKTHQRTHTGEKPYSCADCGKSFSKLYTLQSHQRIHTGEKLFSCSDCGKSFSKLYTLQLHQRIHTGEKLFSCDQCGKRFTHSSCLKVHQRTHTGEKPYSCDQCEKKFVTSSSLTIHRRSHTGEKPYSCDQCVKRFTSSSHLTIHQRTHKRETS; from the exons ATGAGTTCACTGAGCTGCTCTCCTCCTgctaaagaagaggaggaggtctgctggacggagaaagagggTCTGTGGCTGAACGTTGttgtgaaagaagaagaggaagaggaggatgtcacAGTAACAAAAGTAGAGGATGAGGATGTTgcagtgaaagaagaagaggacgAGAAAGAGGAGGATTCAGAttttggagaggagggagagataactGGTATattggaagaagaagaggaggaggaggaggatctgaTTAACCCCA AagctgacgaggcagagaagagtctctccacatCAGAACACCCCAAGAAACACCAACGGAAACCTACAGGGAAGAAACTTCatcactgctctgactgtgggaaaagtTATTCAAGATCAGATTCACTAAAAgtacaccagagaattcacactggagagacatctcactgctgctctgactgtgggaagaggttTACCTCTTCAGCAGACCTCAAAAGACATCAGAGAATccatacaggagagaaaccttatagctgtgatcaatgtggaaagagttttaatgTTCCAAGCAGCCTGAaaacacaccagagaacacacacaggggagaaaccttatagctgcgctgactgtgggaagagtttctcaAAATTATATACATTAcaatcacaccagagaattcacactggagagaaactttttagctgctctgactgtgggaagagtttttcaaaattatatacattacaattacaccagagaattcacactggagagaaactttttagctgtgatcaatgtgggaaaagGTTTACTCACTCAAGCTGCCTGAAGgtacatcagagaacacacacaggagagaaaccttatagctgtgatcagtgtgagaAGAAATTTGTTACATCTAGCAGTCTGACTATACACCGGAGatctcacacaggagagaaaccttatagctgtgatcaatgtgtgAAACGTTTTACTTCATCTAGCCATCTGACTATTCACCAGCGGACACACAAGAGAGAAACCTCATAG